In Xiphophorus maculatus strain JP 163 A chromosome 2, X_maculatus-5.0-male, whole genome shotgun sequence, one genomic interval encodes:
- the LOC102219412 gene encoding transducin-like enhancer protein 3-B isoform X6, with protein MYPQGRHPAPHQPGQPGFKFTVAESCDRIKDEFQFLQAQYHSLKVEYDKLANEKTEMQRHYVMYYEMSYGLNIEMHKQTEIAKRLNAILAQIMPFLSQEHQQQVAQAVERAKQVTMTELNAIIGQQTAYPALMQQQLQAQHLSHAAHGPPVQLPPHPSGLQPPGIPPVTGSGSGLLALGALGSQTHLPVKDEKNHHDLEHRESTNNSISPSESLRTASEKHRSSSDYSLDSKKRKVEEKDSMSRYDSDGEKSDDLVVDVSNEDPATPRASPAHSPPENGIDKPRPPKKDTPNSPASVASSGSTPSSKAKELSHNDKSSTPGLKSNTPTPRNDAPTPGTSSTPGLRPILGKPPGMEALAAPALRTPLSIAGSYPTPFAMMGHHEMNGSLTSPGVYAGLHISPQMSAAAAAAYGRTPMGFDPHPHMRAPGLPASLTSISGGKPAYSFHVSADGQMQPVPFPPDALIGPGIPRHARQINTLSHGEVVCAVTISNPTRHVYTGGKGCVKIWDISQPGSKSPVSQLDCLNRDNYIRSCKLLPDGRTLIVGGEASTLTIWDLASQTPRIKAELTSSAPACYALAISPDAKVCFSCCSDGNIAVWDLHNQTLVRQFQGHTDGASCIDISHDGTKLWTGGLDNTVRSWDLREGRQLQQHDFTSQIFSLGYCPTGEWLAVGMESSNVEVLHHSKPDKYQLHLHESCVLSLKFAYCGKWFVSTGKDNLLNAWRTPYGASIFQSKESSSVLSCDISTDDKYIVTGSGDKKATVYEVIY; from the exons ATGTATCCACAAGGCCGACATCCG GCTCCACATCAGCCCGGCCAGCCTGGCTTCAAATTTACAGTCGCCGAGTCTTGCGACAGAATTAAAGATGAGTTTCAATTCCTCCAAGCCCAGTATCACAG TCTCAAGGTGGAGTATGACAAACTGGCCAATGAGAAAACGGAGATGCAGCGCCACTATGTCATG tacTACGAGATGTCTTATGGGTTGAACATAGAGATGCACAAACag acggAGATTGCCAAACGACTGAATGCAATTTTAGCTCAAATTATGCCTTTCCTGTCACAAGAG CACCAACAGCAGGTTGCTCAGGCAGTGGAGAGGGCTAAGCAGGTGACTATGACCGAGCTGAATGCCATCATCGGG cagcaaactGCCTACCCTGCTCTTATG cagcagcagctccaggcgCAGCACCTCTCCCACGCTGCTCACGGCCCTCCGGTCCAGCTGCCGCCCCACCCCTCGGGGCTGCAGCCACCTGGAATCCCCCCTGTGACCGGCTCTGGATCGGGCCTGCTGGCCCTCGGGGCTCTGGGCAGCCAAACTCATCTCCCAGTGAAGGATGAGAAGAACCATCATGACCTCGAGCACAGAG AAAGCACG aATAACTCGATATCGCCATCAGAAAGCTTGCGAACAGCCAGCGAGAAACATCGCAGCTCCTCAGACTACAGCTTGGATTCAAAGAAACGCAAAGTGGAGGAGAAGGACAGCATGAGCAGATAT GACAGTGATGGAGAGAAGAGTGACGATTTGGTGGTAGATGTGTCTAATGAG GATCCCGCTACTCCACGGGCAAGCCCGGCCCATTCCCCGCCAGAAAATGGCATCGATAAACCGCGCCCACCCAAGAAAGACACGCCCAACAGCCCAGCGTCGGTGGCCTCCTCTGGGAGTACCCCGTCCTCCAAAGCCAAGGAGCTCAGTCAC AATGACAAATCCTCCACGCCTGGTCTCAAATCCAACACCCCCACCCCGCGTAACGATGCCCCCACCCCTGGCACGAGCTCCACTCCTGGGCTCAGACCCATCCTGGGCAAACCACCAGGCATGGAGGCTCTTG cAGCACCAGCTTTGCGGACCCCTCTGTCCATTGCGGGCTCCTATCCTACTCCCTTTGCCATGATGGGTCACcatgaaatgaatggaagtctgACGAGTCCGGGCGTATACGCTGGCCTGCACATCTCCCCTCAGATGAGTGCTGCAGCAGCCGCAGCGTATGGACGCACCCCCATG GGTTTTGACCCTCACCCACATATGAGAGCCCCTGGCCTTCCAGCTAGCCTCACGTCCATTTCTGGGGGCAAACC TGCGTACTCTTTCCACGTCAGCGCAGATGGTCAGATGCAACCTGTACCCTTCCCGCCCGATGCTCTCATTGGCCCCGGTATCCCACGTCATGCACGTCAGATCAACACGCTAAGCCACGGCGAAGTGGTGTGTGCTGTCACCATTAGCAACCCCACCCGTCACGTCTACACCGGCGGTAAGGGCTGCGTCAAAATCTGGGACATCAGTCAGCCAGGCAGCAAAAGCCCCGTATCCCAACTGGACTGTCTG AACAGGGATAACTACATCCGATCCTGTAAGCTCCTGCCTGATGGTCGCACATTGATTGTTGGAGGCGAGGCCAGCACTCTGACCATCTGGGACCTGGCCTCCCAGACGCCCCGCATCAAGGCTGAGCTCACCTCGTCCGCCCCGGCGTGCTACGCCTTGGCTATCAGCCCCGACGCCAAAGTCTGCTTCTCCTGCTGCAGTGATGGAAACATCGCCGTTTGGGACCTGCACAACCAGACTCTTGTTAg GCAGTTCCAGGGTCATACAGATGGTGCTAGCTGTATTGACATTTCTCATGATGGTACTAAACTGTGGACAGGCGGCCTTGATAACACTGTTCGCTCTTGGGATCTAAGGGAGGGTcgacagctgcagcagcatgaCTTCACTTCACAG ATCTTCTCCTTGGGCTACTGTCCGACAGGAGAGTGGCTTGCTGTTGGAATGGAGAGCAGCAATGTGGAGGTGCTCCATCATTCGAAGCCTGACAAGTATCAGCTGCACCTGCACGAGAGCTGTGTCCTCTCCCTTAAGTTCGCCTACTGTG gtaaATGGTTTGTAAGCACTGGGAAGGACAATCTGTTGAACGCTTGGAGGACTCCTTATGGCGCCAGCATATTCCAG TCCAAGGAATCCTCTTCGGTCCTGAGCTGCGACATCTCAACGGACGACAAGTACATCGTGACGGGCTCCGGTGACAAGAAGGCCACCGTGTATGAAGTGatttattag
- the LOC102219412 gene encoding transducin-like enhancer protein 3-B isoform X4 yields the protein MYPQGRHPAPHQPGQPGFKFTVAESCDRIKDEFQFLQAQYHSLKVEYDKLANEKTEMQRHYVMYYEMSYGLNIEMHKQTEIAKRLNAILAQIMPFLSQEHQQQVAQAVERAKQVTMTELNAIIGVRGLPNLPLTQQQLQAQHLSHAAHGPPVQLPPHPSGLQPPGIPPVTGSGSGLLALGALGSQTHLPVKDEKNHHDLEHRESTNNSISPSESLRTASEKHRSSSDYSLDSKKRKVEEKDSMSRYDSDGEKSDDLVVDVSNEDPATPRASPAHSPPENGIDKPRPPKKDTPNSPASVASSGSTPSSKAKELSHNDKSSTPGLKSNTPTPRNDAPTPGTSSTPGLRPILGKPPGMEALAAPALRTPLSIAGSYPTPFAMMGHHEMNGSLTSPGVYAGLHISPQMSAAAAAAYGRTPMGFDPHPHMRAPGLPASLTSISGGKPAYSFHVSADGQMQPVPFPPDALIGPGIPRHARQINTLSHGEVVCAVTISNPTRHVYTGGKGCVKIWDISQPGSKSPVSQLDCLNRDNYIRSCKLLPDGRTLIVGGEASTLTIWDLASQTPRIKAELTSSAPACYALAISPDAKVCFSCCSDGNIAVWDLHNQTLVRQFQGHTDGASCIDISHDGTKLWTGGLDNTVRSWDLREGRQLQQHDFTSQIFSLGYCPTGEWLAVGMESSNVEVLHHSKPDKYQLHLHESCVLSLKFAYCGKWFVSTGKDNLLNAWRTPYGASIFQSKESSSVLSCDISTDDKYIVTGSGDKKATVYEVIY from the exons ATGTATCCACAAGGCCGACATCCG GCTCCACATCAGCCCGGCCAGCCTGGCTTCAAATTTACAGTCGCCGAGTCTTGCGACAGAATTAAAGATGAGTTTCAATTCCTCCAAGCCCAGTATCACAG TCTCAAGGTGGAGTATGACAAACTGGCCAATGAGAAAACGGAGATGCAGCGCCACTATGTCATG tacTACGAGATGTCTTATGGGTTGAACATAGAGATGCACAAACag acggAGATTGCCAAACGACTGAATGCAATTTTAGCTCAAATTATGCCTTTCCTGTCACAAGAG CACCAACAGCAGGTTGCTCAGGCAGTGGAGAGGGCTAAGCAGGTGACTATGACCGAGCTGAATGCCATCATCGGGGTACGTGGACTTCCCAATCTGCCTCTCACC cagcagcagctccaggcgCAGCACCTCTCCCACGCTGCTCACGGCCCTCCGGTCCAGCTGCCGCCCCACCCCTCGGGGCTGCAGCCACCTGGAATCCCCCCTGTGACCGGCTCTGGATCGGGCCTGCTGGCCCTCGGGGCTCTGGGCAGCCAAACTCATCTCCCAGTGAAGGATGAGAAGAACCATCATGACCTCGAGCACAGAG AAAGCACG aATAACTCGATATCGCCATCAGAAAGCTTGCGAACAGCCAGCGAGAAACATCGCAGCTCCTCAGACTACAGCTTGGATTCAAAGAAACGCAAAGTGGAGGAGAAGGACAGCATGAGCAGATAT GACAGTGATGGAGAGAAGAGTGACGATTTGGTGGTAGATGTGTCTAATGAG GATCCCGCTACTCCACGGGCAAGCCCGGCCCATTCCCCGCCAGAAAATGGCATCGATAAACCGCGCCCACCCAAGAAAGACACGCCCAACAGCCCAGCGTCGGTGGCCTCCTCTGGGAGTACCCCGTCCTCCAAAGCCAAGGAGCTCAGTCAC AATGACAAATCCTCCACGCCTGGTCTCAAATCCAACACCCCCACCCCGCGTAACGATGCCCCCACCCCTGGCACGAGCTCCACTCCTGGGCTCAGACCCATCCTGGGCAAACCACCAGGCATGGAGGCTCTTG cAGCACCAGCTTTGCGGACCCCTCTGTCCATTGCGGGCTCCTATCCTACTCCCTTTGCCATGATGGGTCACcatgaaatgaatggaagtctgACGAGTCCGGGCGTATACGCTGGCCTGCACATCTCCCCTCAGATGAGTGCTGCAGCAGCCGCAGCGTATGGACGCACCCCCATG GGTTTTGACCCTCACCCACATATGAGAGCCCCTGGCCTTCCAGCTAGCCTCACGTCCATTTCTGGGGGCAAACC TGCGTACTCTTTCCACGTCAGCGCAGATGGTCAGATGCAACCTGTACCCTTCCCGCCCGATGCTCTCATTGGCCCCGGTATCCCACGTCATGCACGTCAGATCAACACGCTAAGCCACGGCGAAGTGGTGTGTGCTGTCACCATTAGCAACCCCACCCGTCACGTCTACACCGGCGGTAAGGGCTGCGTCAAAATCTGGGACATCAGTCAGCCAGGCAGCAAAAGCCCCGTATCCCAACTGGACTGTCTG AACAGGGATAACTACATCCGATCCTGTAAGCTCCTGCCTGATGGTCGCACATTGATTGTTGGAGGCGAGGCCAGCACTCTGACCATCTGGGACCTGGCCTCCCAGACGCCCCGCATCAAGGCTGAGCTCACCTCGTCCGCCCCGGCGTGCTACGCCTTGGCTATCAGCCCCGACGCCAAAGTCTGCTTCTCCTGCTGCAGTGATGGAAACATCGCCGTTTGGGACCTGCACAACCAGACTCTTGTTAg GCAGTTCCAGGGTCATACAGATGGTGCTAGCTGTATTGACATTTCTCATGATGGTACTAAACTGTGGACAGGCGGCCTTGATAACACTGTTCGCTCTTGGGATCTAAGGGAGGGTcgacagctgcagcagcatgaCTTCACTTCACAG ATCTTCTCCTTGGGCTACTGTCCGACAGGAGAGTGGCTTGCTGTTGGAATGGAGAGCAGCAATGTGGAGGTGCTCCATCATTCGAAGCCTGACAAGTATCAGCTGCACCTGCACGAGAGCTGTGTCCTCTCCCTTAAGTTCGCCTACTGTG gtaaATGGTTTGTAAGCACTGGGAAGGACAATCTGTTGAACGCTTGGAGGACTCCTTATGGCGCCAGCATATTCCAG TCCAAGGAATCCTCTTCGGTCCTGAGCTGCGACATCTCAACGGACGACAAGTACATCGTGACGGGCTCCGGTGACAAGAAGGCCACCGTGTATGAAGTGatttattag
- the LOC102219412 gene encoding transducin-like enhancer protein 3-A isoform X2, which translates to MYPQGRHPAPHQPGQPGFKFTVAESCDRIKDEFQFLQAQYHSLKVEYDKLANEKTEMQRHYVMYYEMSYGLNIEMHKQTEIAKRLNAILAQIMPFLSQEHQQQVAQAVERAKQVTMTELNAIIGVRGLPNLPLTQQTAYPALMQQQLQAQHLSHAAHGPPVQLPPHPSGLQPPGIPPVTGSGSGLLALGALGSQTHLPVKDEKNHHDLEHRESTNNSISPSESLRTASEKHRSSSDYSLDSKKRKVEEKDSMSRYDSDGEKSDDLVVDVSNEDPATPRASPAHSPPENGIDKPRPPKKDTPNSPASVASSGSTPSSKAKELSHNDKSSTPGLKSNTPTPRNDAPTPGTSSTPGLRPILGKPPGMEALAAPALRTPLSIAGSYPTPFAMMGHHEMNGSLTSPGVYAGLHISPQMSAAAAAAYGRTPMGFDPHPHMRAPGLPASLTSISGGKPAYSFHVSADGQMQPVPFPPDALIGPGIPRHARQINTLSHGEVVCAVTISNPTRHVYTGGKGCVKIWDISQPGSKSPVSQLDCLNRDNYIRSCKLLPDGRTLIVGGEASTLTIWDLASQTPRIKAELTSSAPACYALAISPDAKVCFSCCSDGNIAVWDLHNQTLVRQFQGHTDGASCIDISHDGTKLWTGGLDNTVRSWDLREGRQLQQHDFTSQIFSLGYCPTGEWLAVGMESSNVEVLHHSKPDKYQLHLHESCVLSLKFAYCGKWFVSTGKDNLLNAWRTPYGASIFQSKESSSVLSCDISTDDKYIVTGSGDKKATVYEVIY; encoded by the exons ATGTATCCACAAGGCCGACATCCG GCTCCACATCAGCCCGGCCAGCCTGGCTTCAAATTTACAGTCGCCGAGTCTTGCGACAGAATTAAAGATGAGTTTCAATTCCTCCAAGCCCAGTATCACAG TCTCAAGGTGGAGTATGACAAACTGGCCAATGAGAAAACGGAGATGCAGCGCCACTATGTCATG tacTACGAGATGTCTTATGGGTTGAACATAGAGATGCACAAACag acggAGATTGCCAAACGACTGAATGCAATTTTAGCTCAAATTATGCCTTTCCTGTCACAAGAG CACCAACAGCAGGTTGCTCAGGCAGTGGAGAGGGCTAAGCAGGTGACTATGACCGAGCTGAATGCCATCATCGGGGTACGTGGACTTCCCAATCTGCCTCTCACC cagcaaactGCCTACCCTGCTCTTATG cagcagcagctccaggcgCAGCACCTCTCCCACGCTGCTCACGGCCCTCCGGTCCAGCTGCCGCCCCACCCCTCGGGGCTGCAGCCACCTGGAATCCCCCCTGTGACCGGCTCTGGATCGGGCCTGCTGGCCCTCGGGGCTCTGGGCAGCCAAACTCATCTCCCAGTGAAGGATGAGAAGAACCATCATGACCTCGAGCACAGAG AAAGCACG aATAACTCGATATCGCCATCAGAAAGCTTGCGAACAGCCAGCGAGAAACATCGCAGCTCCTCAGACTACAGCTTGGATTCAAAGAAACGCAAAGTGGAGGAGAAGGACAGCATGAGCAGATAT GACAGTGATGGAGAGAAGAGTGACGATTTGGTGGTAGATGTGTCTAATGAG GATCCCGCTACTCCACGGGCAAGCCCGGCCCATTCCCCGCCAGAAAATGGCATCGATAAACCGCGCCCACCCAAGAAAGACACGCCCAACAGCCCAGCGTCGGTGGCCTCCTCTGGGAGTACCCCGTCCTCCAAAGCCAAGGAGCTCAGTCAC AATGACAAATCCTCCACGCCTGGTCTCAAATCCAACACCCCCACCCCGCGTAACGATGCCCCCACCCCTGGCACGAGCTCCACTCCTGGGCTCAGACCCATCCTGGGCAAACCACCAGGCATGGAGGCTCTTG cAGCACCAGCTTTGCGGACCCCTCTGTCCATTGCGGGCTCCTATCCTACTCCCTTTGCCATGATGGGTCACcatgaaatgaatggaagtctgACGAGTCCGGGCGTATACGCTGGCCTGCACATCTCCCCTCAGATGAGTGCTGCAGCAGCCGCAGCGTATGGACGCACCCCCATG GGTTTTGACCCTCACCCACATATGAGAGCCCCTGGCCTTCCAGCTAGCCTCACGTCCATTTCTGGGGGCAAACC TGCGTACTCTTTCCACGTCAGCGCAGATGGTCAGATGCAACCTGTACCCTTCCCGCCCGATGCTCTCATTGGCCCCGGTATCCCACGTCATGCACGTCAGATCAACACGCTAAGCCACGGCGAAGTGGTGTGTGCTGTCACCATTAGCAACCCCACCCGTCACGTCTACACCGGCGGTAAGGGCTGCGTCAAAATCTGGGACATCAGTCAGCCAGGCAGCAAAAGCCCCGTATCCCAACTGGACTGTCTG AACAGGGATAACTACATCCGATCCTGTAAGCTCCTGCCTGATGGTCGCACATTGATTGTTGGAGGCGAGGCCAGCACTCTGACCATCTGGGACCTGGCCTCCCAGACGCCCCGCATCAAGGCTGAGCTCACCTCGTCCGCCCCGGCGTGCTACGCCTTGGCTATCAGCCCCGACGCCAAAGTCTGCTTCTCCTGCTGCAGTGATGGAAACATCGCCGTTTGGGACCTGCACAACCAGACTCTTGTTAg GCAGTTCCAGGGTCATACAGATGGTGCTAGCTGTATTGACATTTCTCATGATGGTACTAAACTGTGGACAGGCGGCCTTGATAACACTGTTCGCTCTTGGGATCTAAGGGAGGGTcgacagctgcagcagcatgaCTTCACTTCACAG ATCTTCTCCTTGGGCTACTGTCCGACAGGAGAGTGGCTTGCTGTTGGAATGGAGAGCAGCAATGTGGAGGTGCTCCATCATTCGAAGCCTGACAAGTATCAGCTGCACCTGCACGAGAGCTGTGTCCTCTCCCTTAAGTTCGCCTACTGTG gtaaATGGTTTGTAAGCACTGGGAAGGACAATCTGTTGAACGCTTGGAGGACTCCTTATGGCGCCAGCATATTCCAG TCCAAGGAATCCTCTTCGGTCCTGAGCTGCGACATCTCAACGGACGACAAGTACATCGTGACGGGCTCCGGTGACAAGAAGGCCACCGTGTATGAAGTGatttattag
- the LOC102219412 gene encoding transducin-like enhancer protein 3-A isoform X1, with product MYPQGRHPAPHQPGQPGFKFTVAESCDRIKDEFQFLQAQYHSLKVEYDKLANEKTEMQRHYVMYYEMSYGLNIEMHKQTEIAKRLNAILAQIMPFLSQEHQQQVAQAVERAKQVTMTELNAIIGVRGLPNLPLTQQQTAYPALMQQQLQAQHLSHAAHGPPVQLPPHPSGLQPPGIPPVTGSGSGLLALGALGSQTHLPVKDEKNHHDLEHRESTNNSISPSESLRTASEKHRSSSDYSLDSKKRKVEEKDSMSRYDSDGEKSDDLVVDVSNEDPATPRASPAHSPPENGIDKPRPPKKDTPNSPASVASSGSTPSSKAKELSHNDKSSTPGLKSNTPTPRNDAPTPGTSSTPGLRPILGKPPGMEALAAPALRTPLSIAGSYPTPFAMMGHHEMNGSLTSPGVYAGLHISPQMSAAAAAAYGRTPMGFDPHPHMRAPGLPASLTSISGGKPAYSFHVSADGQMQPVPFPPDALIGPGIPRHARQINTLSHGEVVCAVTISNPTRHVYTGGKGCVKIWDISQPGSKSPVSQLDCLNRDNYIRSCKLLPDGRTLIVGGEASTLTIWDLASQTPRIKAELTSSAPACYALAISPDAKVCFSCCSDGNIAVWDLHNQTLVRQFQGHTDGASCIDISHDGTKLWTGGLDNTVRSWDLREGRQLQQHDFTSQIFSLGYCPTGEWLAVGMESSNVEVLHHSKPDKYQLHLHESCVLSLKFAYCGKWFVSTGKDNLLNAWRTPYGASIFQSKESSSVLSCDISTDDKYIVTGSGDKKATVYEVIY from the exons ATGTATCCACAAGGCCGACATCCG GCTCCACATCAGCCCGGCCAGCCTGGCTTCAAATTTACAGTCGCCGAGTCTTGCGACAGAATTAAAGATGAGTTTCAATTCCTCCAAGCCCAGTATCACAG TCTCAAGGTGGAGTATGACAAACTGGCCAATGAGAAAACGGAGATGCAGCGCCACTATGTCATG tacTACGAGATGTCTTATGGGTTGAACATAGAGATGCACAAACag acggAGATTGCCAAACGACTGAATGCAATTTTAGCTCAAATTATGCCTTTCCTGTCACAAGAG CACCAACAGCAGGTTGCTCAGGCAGTGGAGAGGGCTAAGCAGGTGACTATGACCGAGCTGAATGCCATCATCGGGGTACGTGGACTTCCCAATCTGCCTCTCACC cagcagcaaactGCCTACCCTGCTCTTATG cagcagcagctccaggcgCAGCACCTCTCCCACGCTGCTCACGGCCCTCCGGTCCAGCTGCCGCCCCACCCCTCGGGGCTGCAGCCACCTGGAATCCCCCCTGTGACCGGCTCTGGATCGGGCCTGCTGGCCCTCGGGGCTCTGGGCAGCCAAACTCATCTCCCAGTGAAGGATGAGAAGAACCATCATGACCTCGAGCACAGAG AAAGCACG aATAACTCGATATCGCCATCAGAAAGCTTGCGAACAGCCAGCGAGAAACATCGCAGCTCCTCAGACTACAGCTTGGATTCAAAGAAACGCAAAGTGGAGGAGAAGGACAGCATGAGCAGATAT GACAGTGATGGAGAGAAGAGTGACGATTTGGTGGTAGATGTGTCTAATGAG GATCCCGCTACTCCACGGGCAAGCCCGGCCCATTCCCCGCCAGAAAATGGCATCGATAAACCGCGCCCACCCAAGAAAGACACGCCCAACAGCCCAGCGTCGGTGGCCTCCTCTGGGAGTACCCCGTCCTCCAAAGCCAAGGAGCTCAGTCAC AATGACAAATCCTCCACGCCTGGTCTCAAATCCAACACCCCCACCCCGCGTAACGATGCCCCCACCCCTGGCACGAGCTCCACTCCTGGGCTCAGACCCATCCTGGGCAAACCACCAGGCATGGAGGCTCTTG cAGCACCAGCTTTGCGGACCCCTCTGTCCATTGCGGGCTCCTATCCTACTCCCTTTGCCATGATGGGTCACcatgaaatgaatggaagtctgACGAGTCCGGGCGTATACGCTGGCCTGCACATCTCCCCTCAGATGAGTGCTGCAGCAGCCGCAGCGTATGGACGCACCCCCATG GGTTTTGACCCTCACCCACATATGAGAGCCCCTGGCCTTCCAGCTAGCCTCACGTCCATTTCTGGGGGCAAACC TGCGTACTCTTTCCACGTCAGCGCAGATGGTCAGATGCAACCTGTACCCTTCCCGCCCGATGCTCTCATTGGCCCCGGTATCCCACGTCATGCACGTCAGATCAACACGCTAAGCCACGGCGAAGTGGTGTGTGCTGTCACCATTAGCAACCCCACCCGTCACGTCTACACCGGCGGTAAGGGCTGCGTCAAAATCTGGGACATCAGTCAGCCAGGCAGCAAAAGCCCCGTATCCCAACTGGACTGTCTG AACAGGGATAACTACATCCGATCCTGTAAGCTCCTGCCTGATGGTCGCACATTGATTGTTGGAGGCGAGGCCAGCACTCTGACCATCTGGGACCTGGCCTCCCAGACGCCCCGCATCAAGGCTGAGCTCACCTCGTCCGCCCCGGCGTGCTACGCCTTGGCTATCAGCCCCGACGCCAAAGTCTGCTTCTCCTGCTGCAGTGATGGAAACATCGCCGTTTGGGACCTGCACAACCAGACTCTTGTTAg GCAGTTCCAGGGTCATACAGATGGTGCTAGCTGTATTGACATTTCTCATGATGGTACTAAACTGTGGACAGGCGGCCTTGATAACACTGTTCGCTCTTGGGATCTAAGGGAGGGTcgacagctgcagcagcatgaCTTCACTTCACAG ATCTTCTCCTTGGGCTACTGTCCGACAGGAGAGTGGCTTGCTGTTGGAATGGAGAGCAGCAATGTGGAGGTGCTCCATCATTCGAAGCCTGACAAGTATCAGCTGCACCTGCACGAGAGCTGTGTCCTCTCCCTTAAGTTCGCCTACTGTG gtaaATGGTTTGTAAGCACTGGGAAGGACAATCTGTTGAACGCTTGGAGGACTCCTTATGGCGCCAGCATATTCCAG TCCAAGGAATCCTCTTCGGTCCTGAGCTGCGACATCTCAACGGACGACAAGTACATCGTGACGGGCTCCGGTGACAAGAAGGCCACCGTGTATGAAGTGatttattag